In Nocardia asteroides, the following proteins share a genomic window:
- a CDS encoding urease accessory protein UreD, translating into MRTELSIVAALGRLPRIEAVGGLAARYTGADTVHLIGTAATPLGGDELDIRVVVLPGARLTVRSVAATIALPSARTPMSVGHWHFEVGAGAELDVDPEPMIVAGGACHHTVTTVRLAADARLRLRERVQLGRSGEDDGAWRGDLIADLDDLPLLRHRLALGAGTVTDDRLSAARAIDSELRYPDDRPAWSGGLDAVRLPLAAGGSLSTRTSTRLHAGDPSGADRTAAVG; encoded by the coding sequence TTGCGCACTGAGCTGAGCATCGTCGCCGCGCTGGGCAGGCTGCCCCGCATCGAAGCGGTGGGCGGCCTGGCCGCGCGGTACACCGGCGCCGACACCGTGCACCTGATCGGCACCGCGGCCACCCCGCTGGGCGGGGACGAGCTCGACATCCGCGTCGTGGTGCTGCCCGGCGCGCGGTTGACCGTGCGGTCGGTGGCGGCGACGATCGCGCTGCCGAGCGCGCGGACGCCGATGTCGGTGGGGCACTGGCACTTCGAGGTCGGTGCGGGCGCGGAACTGGATGTCGATCCGGAGCCGATGATCGTTGCCGGTGGCGCGTGTCATCACACGGTGACGACGGTGCGGCTGGCCGCCGACGCGCGGCTGCGGCTGCGCGAGCGGGTGCAGCTGGGCCGCAGCGGCGAGGACGACGGCGCCTGGCGCGGTGACCTGATCGCCGACCTCGACGACCTGCCCCTGCTCCGGCATCGCCTCGCCCTCGGCGCCGGCACGGTCACCGACGACCGGTTGAGCGCCGCACGCGCCATCGACAGCGAACTGCGCTACCCGGACGATCGGCCCGCCTGGTCCGGTGGGCTCGACGCGGTCCGGCTACCGCTGGCCGCGGGCGGATCGCTGTCCACCCGCACGAGCACCCGCCTGCACGCGGGCGATCCGTCCGGCGCGGACCGAACGGCCGCCGTCGGCTAG
- the ureG gene encoding urease accessory protein UreG has product MPPHLIDGEPHEHSHDRPKRHRVPGEALRIGIGGPVGSGKTALVAALCRQLRDELSLAVLTNDIYTTEDADFLRRHAVLPDERITAVQTGGCPHTAIRDDITANLDAIDDLVAANPPLDLILVESGGDNLTATFSSGLIDVQIFVVDVAGGDKVPRKGGPGVTFSDLLVVNKTDLAPLVGADLGVMERDAAKVREGRPTALVSLTDDPAATPVLAWVREQLRHAAEQDTATGVAH; this is encoded by the coding sequence ATGCCGCCCCATCTGATCGACGGCGAGCCGCACGAGCACAGCCACGACCGCCCCAAGCGCCACCGCGTGCCGGGGGAGGCGCTGCGCATCGGCATCGGCGGCCCGGTCGGCTCCGGCAAGACCGCGCTGGTCGCCGCCCTGTGCAGGCAGCTGCGCGACGAATTGTCTTTGGCCGTGCTGACCAACGACATCTACACCACCGAGGACGCGGACTTCCTGCGCCGCCACGCCGTCCTGCCCGACGAGCGGATCACCGCCGTGCAGACCGGCGGCTGCCCGCACACCGCCATCCGCGACGACATCACCGCCAACCTCGACGCCATCGACGACCTGGTCGCGGCCAACCCGCCGCTGGACCTGATCCTGGTGGAATCCGGCGGCGACAACCTCACCGCCACCTTCTCCTCCGGCCTCATCGACGTGCAGATCTTCGTCGTCGACGTGGCGGGCGGTGACAAGGTCCCGCGCAAGGGCGGCCCCGGCGTCACCTTCTCGGACCTGCTGGTGGTCAACAAGACCGACCTGGCCCCGCTCGTCGGCGCCGACCTCGGCGTGATGGAACGCGACGCCGCCAAGGTCCGCGAGGGCCGACCGACCGCGCTGGTGTCGCTGACCGACGACCCCGCCGCCACCCCGGTGCTGGCGTGGGTGCGCGAGCAGCTGCGCCACGCCGCCGAGCAGGACACGGCCACCGGCGTTGCGCACTGA
- a CDS encoding urease accessory protein UreF — protein MRNEGAAGLATLLALADSRLPVGGHVHSGGVEEAIAAGLLRDNATVELYLRRRIATSGLVAASLAAAVCAGSLTPERAELEADARTPSPAARTASRAQGRGVLRLAKQLWPQHEWTPAGVRPHLSTVFGMVGAAAGTEPEQLAGVVVYTTLTGAATAAQRLLALDPAAIAAGTMRLASLCDRIAAEAVSGLAALSDPLQDALAERHLHRDMPLFAS, from the coding sequence ATGCGGAACGAGGGTGCGGCCGGCCTGGCGACATTGCTCGCGCTGGCCGACTCACGCCTGCCCGTCGGCGGGCACGTGCACTCCGGCGGCGTCGAGGAGGCGATCGCGGCGGGCCTGCTGCGCGACAACGCGACTGTCGAGCTGTACCTGCGCCGGCGGATCGCCACCTCGGGGCTGGTCGCGGCGTCGCTGGCCGCCGCGGTCTGCGCCGGATCGCTGACTCCCGAGCGCGCCGAACTCGAAGCCGACGCCAGGACACCCTCGCCCGCCGCCAGAACGGCCTCGCGCGCGCAGGGCCGCGGCGTGCTGCGGCTGGCGAAACAGCTGTGGCCTCAGCACGAATGGACGCCCGCGGGCGTGCGGCCGCACCTGTCGACGGTGTTCGGCATGGTCGGCGCCGCCGCGGGCACCGAGCCCGAACAGCTGGCAGGCGTCGTCGTCTACACCACGCTCACCGGCGCCGCCACCGCCGCCCAGCGACTGCTGGCGCTGGACCCCGCCGCCATCGCCGCGGGCACCATGCGGCTCGCGTCGCTGTGCGACCGGATCGCCGCCGAGGCGGTCAGCGGCCTGGCCGCGCTGTCGGATCCGCTGCAGGACGCGCTTGCCGAACGGCACCTGCACCGCGACATGCCCCTGTTCGCCTCCTAG
- a CDS encoding MFS transporter — protein MTKLEPAVPTAQAGGRRAWLGLGVLLLPVLLVSMDISVLFLAMPTLTADLDPSASQQLWILDIYGFMLAGLLITMGNLGDRIGRRNILLAGATVFGLASVLGAFAPNPEVLIAARVLMGIGGATLLPSSLALISSLFPDVRERATAIGIWTAFFAGGSAVGPIIGGVLLHHFWWGSVFLINIPVLAILLLFGPFLLPEHRSAALGPLDLPSVALSIGGILPVVYGIKHIAAEGFDITSLVIAAIGAVLLVVFVRRQRQLAEPLLDLSLFTRPLFRVAIGASLVGMMSLAALSYLTSVYLQSVTGRDPLQAALLGIPMAIAVFVFSMSGARVGRALGVRATFTLALAMSAVGNLMLLGVGVDGGLIWYLVGSAVAGIGYGISFTLVSDVAVSAVPAERAGSAVGISETSFELGNALGLALLGSVAALVFRSGGDFGDTLGETVAEAGGDTALIDAARASFVTGMHVATAGGALLLIAMAVLAWRSARGTR, from the coding sequence ATGACGAAGCTGGAACCGGCGGTGCCCACCGCGCAGGCCGGTGGACGCCGCGCATGGCTCGGACTGGGCGTGCTGCTGCTGCCGGTGCTGCTGGTGTCGATGGACATCTCGGTGCTGTTCCTCGCCATGCCGACCCTCACGGCGGACCTGGACCCCAGCGCCTCCCAGCAGCTCTGGATCCTCGACATCTACGGGTTCATGCTGGCCGGACTGCTCATCACCATGGGCAACCTCGGCGACCGGATCGGCAGGCGCAACATCCTGCTGGCCGGCGCCACCGTCTTCGGCCTGGCCTCGGTGCTCGGCGCCTTCGCGCCGAACCCGGAAGTCCTCATCGCCGCCCGCGTGCTGATGGGCATCGGCGGCGCCACCCTGCTGCCGTCGAGTCTGGCGCTGATCTCGAGCCTGTTCCCCGACGTCCGCGAGCGCGCGACCGCCATCGGCATCTGGACCGCCTTCTTCGCCGGCGGCTCGGCCGTCGGCCCGATCATCGGCGGTGTCCTGCTGCACCACTTCTGGTGGGGCTCGGTGTTCCTGATCAACATCCCGGTGCTGGCGATCCTGCTGCTGTTCGGCCCGTTCCTGCTGCCCGAGCACCGCTCGGCCGCGCTCGGCCCGCTGGATCTGCCCAGTGTCGCGCTCTCCATCGGCGGCATCCTGCCGGTGGTGTACGGGATCAAGCACATCGCCGCCGAGGGTTTCGACATCACCTCGCTGGTGATCGCCGCGATCGGCGCGGTGCTGCTGGTGGTGTTCGTGCGCAGGCAGCGTCAGCTGGCCGAACCGCTGCTCGATCTGAGCCTGTTCACCCGACCGCTGTTCCGGGTGGCGATCGGCGCGAGCCTGGTCGGCATGATGTCGCTGGCCGCGCTGAGCTACCTGACCAGCGTCTATCTGCAGTCGGTCACCGGGCGTGACCCGCTGCAGGCCGCGCTGCTCGGCATCCCCATGGCGATCGCGGTGTTCGTGTTCTCGATGAGCGGGGCCAGGGTCGGTCGCGCGCTCGGCGTGCGCGCGACCTTCACCCTCGCCCTGGCGATGTCGGCGGTCGGCAACCTGATGCTGCTCGGCGTCGGCGTGGACGGCGGGCTGATCTGGTACCTGGTGGGCTCGGCGGTGGCCGGTATCGGCTACGGCATCTCGTTCACGCTGGTGTCGGACGTGGCCGTGTCGGCCGTGCCCGCCGAGCGGGCGGGGTCGGCGGTCGGCATCTCGGAGACCAGCTTCGAACTGGGCAACGCGCTGGGTCTGGCGCTGCTGGGCTCGGTCGCCGCGCTGGTCTTCCGGTCCGGCGGCGACTTCGGCGACACGCTCGGCGAGACCGTCGCCGAGGCGGGTGGCGACACCGCGCTGATCGACGCGGCGCGCGCATCCTTCGTCACGGGCATGCACGTCGCGACCGCGGGCGGCGCGCTGCTGCTGATCGCGATGGCGGTGCTGGCCTGGCGTTCGGCCCGCGGCACCCGCTGA
- a CDS encoding TetR/AcrR family transcriptional regulator — protein MTDAKLTRTAIVDVAITLADADGLDAVSMRRIAERLEVGTMSLYRHVANKDELIAAMTDEIAARHPYPDPAGQGWSWRDRVRIAAEIDWQLYQQHPWVLLTFAVPRYSFGPQGLASLAWLVDGLRALEVSAREATTMAFTVWNYISGASLPVVGGALLAERRTATDDTNGLRDLLEGTPSFPVPPALADLEGAGVSELTSEDLLFLGLDALCDGFAARAERRAGVATEPA, from the coding sequence ATGACTGATGCGAAACTCACCCGCACCGCGATCGTCGACGTGGCGATCACCCTCGCCGACGCCGATGGGCTCGACGCGGTGTCGATGCGCCGCATCGCCGAGCGGCTCGAGGTCGGCACGATGTCGCTGTACCGGCACGTGGCGAACAAGGACGAGCTGATCGCGGCGATGACCGACGAGATCGCCGCCCGCCACCCCTACCCCGACCCGGCCGGCCAAGGCTGGTCGTGGCGCGACCGGGTACGCATCGCCGCCGAGATCGATTGGCAGCTCTACCAGCAGCATCCGTGGGTGCTGCTGACCTTCGCCGTCCCGCGCTACAGCTTCGGCCCGCAGGGCCTGGCCAGCCTGGCCTGGCTGGTCGACGGGCTGCGCGCCCTGGAGGTGTCGGCGCGCGAGGCCACCACCATGGCGTTCACGGTCTGGAACTACATCTCCGGCGCCAGCCTGCCCGTGGTGGGCGGCGCGCTGCTGGCGGAGCGCCGCACCGCCACCGACGACACGAACGGGCTGCGCGACCTGCTCGAGGGCACGCCCTCGTTCCCGGTGCCCCCCGCGCTGGCCGACCTGGAGGGCGCCGGCGTGAGCGAACTCACCTCCGAGGACCTGCTGTTCCTCGGCCTGGACGCCCTGTGCGACGGTTTCGCGGCCCGCGCCGAACGCCGCGCCGGGGTCGCCACCGAACCTGCCTGA
- a CDS encoding zinc-binding dehydrogenase — translation MHAIRLHEFGPARHLRYETVPDPEPGPGQVRIAVAASGVHLVDTALRRGEPGPFPLPDLPTIPGREVAGTVDLVGPGVDPALLGTAVVTHLGTAPGGYAESAVADADRLLPIPGGVSAAAAVALVGTGRTTLGILQFADLGADSVAVVTAAAGGIGTLLVQYARAAGATVVGLAGGPDKVRRVAADGADIAVDYTADDWPAQVRAQLGGRAATDVFDGVGGAIGAAAVDLLGPGGTHLVFGWSAGAPTEVDPAALAARGVTSRSVLGPPMVERAGGDLLVLSRRALAAAAEGLFVPAVTEFPLAEAARAHDALENRSTTGKVVLIP, via the coding sequence ATGCACGCGATCCGATTGCACGAATTCGGCCCGGCCCGACACCTGCGCTACGAGACCGTTCCCGACCCCGAGCCCGGCCCCGGCCAGGTGCGCATCGCGGTGGCGGCCAGTGGCGTCCACCTCGTCGACACCGCGCTGCGCCGCGGCGAACCCGGGCCCTTCCCCCTCCCGGACCTGCCGACGATTCCGGGCCGCGAGGTGGCGGGCACGGTCGACCTGGTCGGCCCCGGCGTCGATCCCGCGCTGCTCGGCACCGCGGTGGTGACCCACCTGGGCACCGCGCCCGGCGGCTACGCGGAATCGGCGGTGGCCGACGCCGACCGGCTGCTGCCGATCCCCGGCGGTGTCTCGGCCGCCGCGGCCGTGGCCCTGGTCGGCACGGGCCGCACCACACTGGGCATCCTGCAGTTCGCCGACCTGGGTGCCGACAGCGTGGCGGTGGTGACGGCCGCGGCGGGCGGCATCGGCACCCTGCTCGTGCAGTACGCCCGCGCGGCGGGTGCCACGGTGGTCGGGCTGGCGGGCGGCCCGGACAAGGTGCGCCGGGTGGCGGCCGACGGCGCCGACATCGCCGTCGACTACACCGCCGACGACTGGCCCGCGCAGGTGCGCGCGCAGCTCGGCGGACGCGCGGCGACCGACGTGTTCGACGGCGTCGGCGGCGCGATCGGCGCCGCCGCGGTCGACCTGCTCGGCCCCGGCGGCACGCATCTGGTGTTCGGCTGGTCGGCGGGCGCGCCGACCGAGGTGGACCCGGCGGCACTGGCGGCGCGGGGTGTCACCTCCCGGTCGGTGCTCGGGCCGCCGATGGTGGAACGGGCCGGTGGTGATCTGCTCGTGCTGTCGCGGCGGGCGCTCGCGGCGGCCGCCGAGGGACTGTTCGTCCCCGCGGTCACCGAATTCCCGCTCGCCGAGGCCGCCCGGGCCCACGACGCGCTCGAAAATCGGTCGACGACAGGCAAAGTCGTGCTCATCCCCTGA
- a CDS encoding class I SAM-dependent methyltransferase produces the protein MTAAQPPADRRLADRALAANDPTGWFEPLYAEAAAGTSVVPWDRAEPNPLLVDWLRDAPQPAGTRALVIGCGYGTDAEFVAAQGIRTTAFDISPTAIRGARARFPQSPVTYKVADLLHPPAAWLDAFDLVLESITVQSLPPGVRADATANIRSLLAPGATLLVIADIATSPIPGPPWPLTAGDIDAFATPDLTAVRVERLPRPDAPGRQRWRAEFHRPSQPNP, from the coding sequence ATGACCGCCGCGCAGCCGCCCGCCGACCGCCGTCTCGCCGACCGGGCGCTGGCCGCGAATGATCCGACCGGTTGGTTCGAGCCGCTCTACGCCGAGGCCGCGGCGGGCACCTCGGTGGTCCCCTGGGACCGGGCGGAGCCCAATCCGCTCCTGGTCGACTGGCTGCGCGACGCCCCGCAGCCCGCGGGCACCCGCGCCCTGGTCATCGGCTGCGGGTACGGCACCGACGCCGAATTCGTCGCCGCCCAGGGCATCCGGACCACCGCGTTCGACATCTCCCCCACCGCGATCCGCGGCGCCCGCGCCCGTTTCCCGCAGTCGCCGGTCACCTACAAGGTGGCCGATCTCCTGCACCCGCCCGCGGCCTGGCTCGACGCCTTCGACCTGGTGCTCGAGTCCATCACCGTGCAATCCCTGCCGCCGGGTGTCCGCGCCGACGCCACCGCGAACATCCGCTCCCTGCTCGCCCCCGGCGCCACCCTGCTGGTCATCGCCGACATCGCCACCTCCCCGATCCCCGGGCCACCCTGGCCCCTCACAGCCGGCGACATCGACGCCTTCGCCACCCCCGACCTCACCGCGGTCCGGGTCGAGCGACTGCCCCGGCCCGACGCACCCGGCCGTCAGCGCTGGCGCGCCGAGTTCCACCGACCCTCACAGCCGAATCCATAG
- a CDS encoding DUF418 domain-containing protein, with product MAEALGTRPPATSSGRRIAEVDLLRGFALFGILLTNAIVATTLWSVIGTKQYPVSLFGGTVDQLVRATVDALFTGRFYLLFAFLFGYSFTLQIAAAERAGVAPVRRLLRRCAALLTIGLVHVYLLWIGDILTLYAVLCLVLITLRKLRPRTAVITGVVLYATWSVWSVFAGKPGVLALGELVNLPKISADYTGAFADTVAAQTALAPVFLLLIWFGQGVPSLATFLLGMAAGQRTLFEDADTLRRWSPRVLVIGLGLGLPISAATFAESMRWWEAPAVLHWLQYCVAPAMTFAYIALVLRLAWWAPTARWVAPLGAAGRMAASNYIGQSVVLMVVYTGYGFALADDIPPLGVVAIGLLTFAAQLALSTWWLRGHPYGPVEWLLRAATYLTIPPWRRRADETKARSV from the coding sequence ATGGCAGAGGCACTGGGGACGCGGCCGCCCGCGACATCGTCCGGTCGGCGGATCGCCGAGGTCGACCTGCTGCGCGGCTTCGCGCTGTTCGGCATCCTGCTCACCAACGCGATCGTGGCGACCACGCTGTGGTCGGTGATCGGCACGAAGCAGTATCCGGTGTCGCTGTTCGGCGGCACCGTCGACCAGCTGGTGCGCGCCACCGTCGACGCGCTGTTCACCGGCCGGTTCTACCTGCTGTTCGCCTTCCTGTTCGGTTATTCGTTCACCCTGCAGATCGCCGCCGCCGAACGGGCCGGGGTCGCGCCGGTGCGGCGGTTGCTACGCCGCTGCGCCGCGCTGCTGACGATCGGGCTGGTGCACGTGTATCTGCTGTGGATCGGCGACATCCTCACCCTGTACGCGGTGCTGTGCCTGGTACTGATCACCCTGCGCAAGCTGCGCCCGCGCACCGCGGTGATCACCGGCGTCGTGCTGTACGCGACGTGGTCGGTGTGGAGTGTCTTCGCGGGGAAACCGGGCGTGCTCGCCCTCGGTGAGCTGGTGAACCTGCCGAAGATCTCGGCGGACTACACGGGCGCCTTCGCCGACACCGTCGCCGCCCAGACCGCGCTCGCGCCGGTGTTCCTGCTGCTGATCTGGTTCGGCCAGGGGGTGCCCAGCCTGGCCACGTTCCTGCTCGGCATGGCGGCCGGACAACGCACTCTCTTCGAGGATGCCGACACGCTGCGCCGGTGGTCGCCGCGGGTGCTGGTGATCGGGCTCGGACTCGGGCTGCCGATTTCGGCGGCGACCTTCGCCGAATCGATGCGCTGGTGGGAGGCGCCCGCGGTGCTGCACTGGCTGCAGTACTGCGTCGCCCCGGCCATGACCTTCGCCTACATCGCGCTGGTCCTGCGGCTCGCGTGGTGGGCGCCGACCGCGCGATGGGTGGCGCCGCTCGGTGCGGCGGGCCGGATGGCGGCGTCGAACTACATCGGCCAGTCCGTGGTCCTCATGGTCGTGTACACCGGCTACGGTTTCGCGCTCGCCGACGACATCCCACCCCTGGGCGTGGTCGCGATCGGCCTCCTGACCTTCGCCGCCCAGCTCGCCCTCAGCACCTGGTGGCTGCGCGGGCATCCCTACGGCCCGGTCGAATGGCTGCTGCGCGCCGCCACCTACCTGACGATCCCGCCCTGGCGGCGGCGCGCCGACGAGACGAAGGCCCGATCCGTGTGA
- a CDS encoding zinc-binding dehydrogenase has translation MQAVVIDRFGEPKDVLTAQEVPPPEPGPGEIRIATILSPVHNHDLAIIRGVYGYRPPLPAIPGTEAVGVVDALGPGAVGVEVGLRVAVAGARAAWAGFFLARADQVVPMPPSVPDETACQLLAMPLSALMLLDDLRVQPGQWITVNAANGAVGRLLNLFARQRGVRVLSLVRGPASVRALEQFGYGPVIDTETDGWADRAATVTDGEPVVRAVDQISGPAAGALMSLLAPAGELISFGALSGQPLIIDTGAVIFKQAVVKGFWGQKRSAEIDRADYRRLITELVGLAAAGTLRLDAQAEFPLDHAADAAVLSETPGRNGKVVLRANAG, from the coding sequence ATGCAGGCAGTGGTGATCGACCGGTTCGGCGAACCGAAAGACGTGCTCACCGCCCAGGAGGTGCCGCCGCCGGAGCCGGGTCCGGGCGAGATCCGGATCGCGACGATCCTGTCCCCCGTCCACAACCACGATCTCGCCATCATCCGCGGCGTCTACGGCTACCGGCCGCCGCTGCCCGCGATCCCCGGCACCGAGGCGGTGGGGGTGGTCGACGCGCTCGGTCCCGGCGCCGTCGGCGTCGAGGTCGGCCTGCGGGTCGCGGTGGCGGGCGCGCGGGCGGCCTGGGCCGGCTTCTTCCTGGCCCGCGCCGACCAGGTGGTGCCGATGCCGCCGTCGGTGCCCGACGAGACCGCCTGCCAGCTGCTGGCCATGCCGCTGAGCGCGCTCATGCTGCTCGACGACCTGCGGGTGCAGCCGGGCCAGTGGATCACCGTGAACGCCGCCAACGGCGCGGTGGGGCGGCTGCTGAACCTGTTCGCGCGGCAGCGCGGCGTGCGGGTGCTGAGCCTGGTCCGCGGCCCCGCGTCGGTGCGGGCGCTCGAGCAGTTCGGGTACGGCCCGGTGATCGACACCGAGACCGACGGCTGGGCCGACCGCGCCGCCACGGTCACCGACGGCGAGCCGGTGGTGCGGGCCGTCGACCAGATCAGCGGCCCCGCCGCGGGCGCGCTCATGTCGCTGCTGGCCCCCGCGGGCGAACTGATCTCCTTCGGCGCGCTGTCGGGTCAGCCGCTGATCATCGACACCGGCGCCGTCATCTTCAAACAGGCTGTCGTCAAGGGTTTCTGGGGCCAGAAGCGCAGCGCCGAGATCGACCGCGCCGACTACCGGCGCCTGATCACCGAACTCGTCGGCCTGGCCGCCGCGGGGACCCTGCGCCTGGACGCCCAGGCCGAATTCCCCCTCGACCACGCCGCCGACGCCGCCGTGCTGTCGGAGACCCCGGGCCGCAACGGCAAGGTGGTGCTGCGCGCGAACGCGGGCTGA
- a CDS encoding acyl-CoA desaturase, with product MTRDDTAPRKKTISNPYIHRLQRRHFLLFDIAPIVGTLAALGFLFVRPFGAVEFGLLFALWLATGLGITVGYHRLFTHRTFHTTPAVAATLAVLGSMAGQGPVVSWVALHRRHHEYSDRAGDPHSPNLSGDGWVGALRGLAHSHFLWMRRHEYPNVVHYAPDLIKDRALVRVARLYYWWVGLGLLIPAGLGGLLTQSWTGAVSGLLWGGFVRIFLLEHIVWAINSFLHRIGTKPYRSRENSRNGGVFALVTLGESWHNNHHAFPESPSFGLHWYRLDPGYWLIWTLETFGLAWDLKIPSADRLAAKRV from the coding sequence ATGACGCGAGACGACACCGCGCCGCGGAAGAAGACGATCAGCAACCCCTACATCCACCGCCTGCAGCGCAGGCACTTCCTGCTGTTCGACATCGCGCCGATCGTGGGAACCCTGGCGGCACTGGGCTTCCTGTTCGTGCGCCCGTTCGGCGCCGTCGAGTTCGGGCTGCTGTTCGCGCTGTGGCTGGCGACCGGACTCGGGATCACCGTCGGCTATCACCGCCTGTTCACCCACCGCACCTTCCACACCACGCCCGCGGTCGCCGCGACACTGGCCGTGCTCGGTTCGATGGCCGGGCAGGGCCCGGTGGTGTCGTGGGTGGCCTTGCATCGCCGCCACCACGAGTACAGCGACCGCGCGGGAGACCCGCACTCGCCCAACCTGTCCGGCGACGGCTGGGTGGGCGCGCTGCGCGGCCTGGCGCACTCGCATTTCCTGTGGATGCGCCGCCACGAGTACCCGAACGTCGTGCACTACGCGCCCGATCTGATCAAGGACCGTGCCCTGGTCCGGGTCGCGCGGCTCTACTACTGGTGGGTGGGCCTGGGTCTGCTGATCCCGGCGGGGCTGGGCGGCCTGCTCACCCAGAGCTGGACGGGCGCGGTCAGCGGTCTGCTGTGGGGCGGGTTCGTGCGGATCTTCCTGCTCGAACACATCGTGTGGGCGATCAACTCGTTCCTGCACCGGATCGGCACCAAGCCCTACCGGTCCCGCGAGAACAGCCGCAACGGCGGGGTCTTCGCGCTGGTCACGCTCGGCGAGTCCTGGCACAACAACCATCACGCCTTTCCCGAGTCACCGTCGTTCGGATTGCACTGGTACCGGCTCGATCCCGGCTACTGGCTGATCTGGACGCTCGAAACCTTCGGCCTGGCCTGGGATCTGAAGATCCCCTCGGCCGACCGCCTGGCCGCCAAACGCGTATGA
- a CDS encoding acyl carrier protein, which produces MDTSREAIVAWCREYLAELLETPTAAIDPQADFDRLGVDSAVAVALLIEVEERFGVDISPDDLYENPTLDAVAGHLHAQLANAARP; this is translated from the coding sequence GTGGACACCAGTAGAGAAGCCATCGTCGCGTGGTGCCGGGAGTACCTCGCGGAGTTGCTGGAGACACCGACCGCGGCGATCGACCCGCAGGCCGACTTCGACCGTCTCGGTGTCGATTCCGCGGTGGCCGTCGCGCTGCTCATCGAGGTCGAGGAGCGGTTCGGGGTGGACATCTCCCCCGACGACCTCTACGAGAATCCGACCCTGGACGCGGTCGCCGGACACCTGCACGCGCAGCTGGCGAACGCGGCCCGTCCGTGA
- a CDS encoding class I SAM-dependent methyltransferase has product MTGPAGAARTEAAAAAIRHHYDVGNDFYRLWLDDSLSYSCAMPASPGDTLAAAQERKLAHHLRAVGAEHAESLLDIGCGWGAVLARASAGHGVPRLTGLTLSDEQARHVRALDLPGVEVHTRSWVDFEPKSRFDGIVSIGAFEHFARPDDTPAAKVAVYREFFTRCRDWLTVDGALSLQTIVYGNMRREQASAFMQQQIFPDADLPTLAEITAAADGVFAIVALTDDRLDYAWTCEQWARRLRARRAEAVALVGAETVARYERYLKMSALGFRMGKLGLLRIVARPHPDTFLSRGRGR; this is encoded by the coding sequence GTGACCGGTCCGGCCGGCGCGGCGCGCACCGAGGCAGCGGCGGCGGCGATCCGGCACCACTACGACGTCGGCAACGACTTCTACCGCCTGTGGCTCGACGACTCGCTGAGCTATTCGTGCGCCATGCCCGCCTCCCCCGGCGACACCCTGGCTGCGGCGCAGGAACGCAAGCTGGCCCACCATCTGCGCGCGGTCGGCGCCGAGCACGCCGAGTCGCTGCTCGACATCGGCTGCGGCTGGGGCGCGGTGCTGGCGCGCGCAAGCGCCGGTCACGGCGTGCCGCGGCTGACCGGGTTGACCCTCAGCGACGAGCAGGCCCGCCACGTCCGTGCCCTGGATCTGCCCGGCGTCGAGGTGCACACGCGCAGCTGGGTGGACTTCGAGCCGAAGTCCCGGTTCGACGGGATCGTCTCGATCGGCGCGTTCGAGCATTTCGCGCGGCCCGACGACACTCCCGCCGCCAAGGTCGCGGTGTATCGGGAGTTCTTCACCCGCTGCCGCGACTGGCTGACCGTCGACGGCGCCCTGTCGCTGCAGACGATCGTCTACGGCAACATGCGCCGCGAGCAGGCCAGCGCGTTCATGCAGCAGCAGATCTTCCCCGACGCCGACTTGCCCACCCTCGCCGAGATCACCGCGGCCGCCGACGGGGTGTTCGCGATCGTCGCGCTCACCGACGACCGGCTCGACTACGCCTGGACCTGCGAGCAGTGGGCCCGCAGGCTGCGCGCGCGACGCGCCGAGGCGGTGGCCCTGGTCGGCGCCGAGACGGTCGCCCGGTACGAGCGGTATCTGAAGATGTCGGCGCTGGGCTTCCGGATGGGCAAGCTCGGCCTGCTGCGGATCGTCGCCCGCCCGCACCCGGACACGTTCCTCTCGCGTGGACGAGGCCGATGA